The Luteolibacter rhizosphaerae region GCTTCAAGCGGGTCTTCCAACTGACGGAGAACGTGGACCCGGACAAGGTGGAGGCGCGCTATCGCAACGGTGTGCTGGAGGTGCACGTGGGCAAGAGCGAGGTATCCAAGCCTCGCGTGATCCAGGTAAAAACCGACTGAGGAAAACACAGGGGGGCCCCCTGGCGGGCCGGGGTGGCCTCCCTATCCATCCCCACTTTGCCATGAAAAAGCAAAAACGTGCACCCTTGTCCGCCGTGCGGGACGCGATCCGCGAATGCCGCGTGATCCGGTTCAGCTACGAAGGGCAGAGCTACACCGTGAAGCCGGTGGAGCTGGGACGCTCCACGGGAGGATCCCTGATCGTGAAAGCCTGCGTGAGGGAAGGGCCAGCAGATGGCCTTAGGGGCTGGGCAAACTTCTACTACTGGAAGATCCGCAGCCTTGAAATCCTGCCGGAGCGGTTTGATCCCGGGACGGGGCCGGAGTCTCTTCACCCGGTGGCCGCATAAGAGGACGGAACAAAAGGGCGGAGCAATCTTTCCGAGCGAAAACGATGAAAAACAACGGATTCAGTGAGGTCATTGCCTCCGCCCAGCTCCGTGCCAGCGAGCGCGAGGCTGGGAAGGCGGCGCAGAGGGAAAGTCTGGGCGAGGCCATACGCTCCAAGCACGAGGTGCTGCACGGCGTGGTGCACCGAACCCTACTGGAAGCATGGCGAGGACTGGAGGCTGCGGGCGTGAAGGCGACGGTGAACACGGATGCCAACCCGCGAGGAGAGTGGCAAATCTCGCTCAAGCTGCTGGAGAAGCCGGAGGCCCCGCGCCTGGTGTTCTCGGTGATCACGGGCTTGGCCGCCCACTTGGTCTGTAGCCGGGAGGGAGCGGGTGCGCAGGGCGAGTTGGATTACCAGATGCTTGATGATGCAACGCCGGCGGAGATTGCGCGGATCGTGGCGGACTATCTGGCGGAAGTGCTTGGATAAAAGGGATATTAGCAACGACGAGCACCATATGGGAACACCGCGAAAGCGCGCCCTTTCAATGATTGTGCCCGCGAAGACGGGACCCCATAGGTCATGTGTGGACATTTTCGCCGAAGCGGAGGGTTACCTCGAACTTGGAATGCATGCAGAGGCCTGGGAGTCTCTCACGGCATTGTCTGGCGACGTTGTGAGCCATCCGCGAGCTCTGCGCGTGAGAATGTTCTGCGCCTTCCAAGCCCGCCACTATCGGATGGCGGAAACCCTCGCGCTCATGCTCTGCTGTGCCGGCAGGGAAATCAAAGCGGCGGCGGGGGTGATTCTGCACCAGTTGGCGGCGATCTATAACATCGCGGGTAATCAGCGGCAGGCGAGATTACTTGCCAAAGCTGCGATTGAAGCGGACCCGCGGCGGGAAGGCTTGATACGGAGCGATCCCCAGTTTCCGCCGGACTTCGTCGAAAAGGCTCTGCGGTGATCTACGCAAACGCGTCAAGGACACTTGTCACTCCGCCCGATTCGGTTTGTAGCTGCAACGGCATTCTCCCGCGCCGCTACACCTCATACTATGGCTATTCCGGAAGAATGTCGCAATCTGATCGTCGCTGCCTCTCAGTCCTTTTTGCTCGCCATTGGTATGGAGGACGTCTCGCTCCTCGAAGGACTATCGGACGGGCGGAGACTCCACATTTCGGTGACAGTGCTGCCGCCCATCGACGAGGACAGCAAGGGCGCACTTGCGATGAAGCCTGAGCACTACGAGGAAAGCGGGATGGCGACGCGGGTAAGGGTGAATGGGGGTTGCTAAGTTGGTGGCTTGCCGGCTGGCGGCCAGCATTCCCGTTCGTCTGGATCGGCGAGCGGGATTCAGGCGATGGAGATGACCTTTAAGGCACTTGTCGGGGGAAGTATCTCCCAGAACTCCTTACCCTCCGCCCGGCTCCGTGCATTCTTGTGTCTTGAAGTCCCGGTGTCCCATGTTCGACATGATCCTCTCGC contains the following coding sequences:
- a CDS encoding WYL domain-containing protein → MKKQKRAPLSAVRDAIRECRVIRFSYEGQSYTVKPVELGRSTGGSLIVKACVREGPADGLRGWANFYYWKIRSLEILPERFDPGTGPESLHPVAA
- a CDS encoding Hsp20/alpha crystallin family protein; protein product: FKRVFQLTENVDPDKVEARYRNGVLEVHVGKSEVSKPRVIQVKTD